CCACCATCGGCCTCATGATGGCGCTTGCGGCATGTGGTCGGTCGGCAAATCACGCGCCCGTGGCAGTAGTGCCGAATGACAACCGGGTCGCGGGCGGCACGCGGCGTGGTGATACGCTGGTGTTTGCGCTCAACGCCACTATGGGGGCCTGGCGACCGGACACCGATGTGGACAGCTCAGTCACCGTGCAGGCGTTTGCGGCTCCCGATGGTGTGCCGCGTATTCCCGGCCCGCTGTTGCGTGTGGCCACAAGCACGGTGGTCGAGATTCACGTCACGAACAGCCTGACCGATTCCACGCTGGTCGTACACGGTCTGCGGCCTGGCACCAGCGGAGATGACACGCTGCAGGTGAAGGCCGGTGAATCGCGCACCGTGCATTTTGTGGCGGGCGCACCGGGCACGTACCTGTACTGGGGACGCACCAGCGGTGACCGGATGGAACGCTCGGAGGGACGCGACGGCCCGCTGGCCGGTGCCATCGTGGTGGACGCGGCCGGCGTGGCGCCGGATACGAGCGAACGCGTGTTCGTGATCACCACGCTGGACGTGTTGCCGGACACCACCAGACCCGAGCCGCAAGACGACATGTTCGATCTGGCCGTGAATGGTTTGTCGTGGCCGCACACCGAGGCGCTGCACTATGCCGTCGGTGACACCGTGCGCTGGCGTTGGCTCAACGCGACGGGGACCCCGCATCCCATGCACTTGCATGGGTTTCATTTCACGGCGCTGGCCAAGGGCGACGGCCGAGTCGACACCACCTACGCCCCCGACGCGCGCCGTACGGAAGTCACCGAATACCTTTCGCCGGGGACCACGGCACAGATGCGGTGGCAGCCCACACGGGCGGGGAACTGGCTGTTTCACTGTCACATCGTGTTTCACGTCATCCCGTTTCCCGTGCGACCCGATTCGGTGCGGGTGAGCATGGCCGACATGCACGACGCGTCGTCGCATGTCACGCGTTCGATGTCGGGACTGGTGATGGGGATTGCGGTGCACGAGCGCGGCGCGACGACAACCGTGTCGCCGACGGTGGGGGTGATTGCGAAGCGCCTTCGGCTGTTCGCCCAGCAGGCGTCGGGGCCGGCCGTTGACGACACGGCGCACGCGCGGGGATACGCGCTGCAGCAGGGCCCCATGCCGCCAAAGGTCGACTCCATCAACGTACCGGGGCCGATGCTGGTGCTCACACGCGGCCAACGCACCGCCATTACCGTGATCAATCGACTGTCAGAACCCACCAGCGTGCACTGGCACGGCATGGAGTTGGAGAGCTACTACGATGGCGTGTCGGGTTGGAGCGGTGCCGATTCACGGCGCGCGCCGATGATTGCCCCCGGCGATTCGTTTGTGGCCGTGATGACGCCGCCGCGGGCCGGAACATTCATGTATCACCCGCACATGGAAGAAGAAGACCAACTTTCGGCCGGCATGTTCGGGCCGCTGATTGTGATGGAGCCCCGTGAACGCTTTGATCCGGCAACGGATTTGTTGTTCGTGATTGGCGATGCCATATTGGACGGCAAGCGTGGCGCGACGTTGAATGGTGCGCGCGCTGCGACGCCACTGCGGTTGCACGTTGGGACCACCTATCGATTGCGTTTCCTGAACATCGGCGAAGCGGCCTCGGGCGAGGCGATGCTGCATACCGACTCGATCCCGCTGCGCTGGCGCCCGCGTGCCAAGGATGGCGCCGATCTGCCCGCCACTCGGCGCGCGGAGCAAGCGTCGACGTTGCGGAAGATCGGTGTTGAGAACGTGACTTCACCTGACACCCACGCGGCCGCTGCGGGCCATGCTTGACGTTTCGGTGACTGATGTGAAGGCGCCGTTCAGAGTACCCATCGACGTTCGCTGAACTGCGCGCCGCGTCGGTGACCTCTCTGCCCACTGTAGTTCAAAACACAATCCAATACAACGGAGTTCCCATGTTGATCAGCAGCACGCTCGCACAAGCCATCAATACGCAGATCGGCAACGAGATGGCCGCCAGTTTGCAGTACTACGCCATCGCCGCGCATTTCCAGAAAGCCAACCTGTCGTTGCTGGCCACGCTGTTCTTCAAGCAGGCCGACGAAGAACGGGAGCACGCGCAAAAACTGCTGCACTATGTCGTCGACACCAAGGGAGACCTGCGCATTCCCGCCGTGCGGGAGCCGGTGCACACGTTCGCGTCTGCCGAAGCGGCGGTCGAGGCCGCGCTCAACTGGGAAGTCGAAGTCACGGGACAGATTCGCGGCCTGATGGATATTGCCGCTGACGAGCGCGACTATCTCGCGCAGGGGTTCCTGCAGTGGTTTGTGGCACCAGCAGCCAGGAGGAGGGTCAACAAGGGATGGACCGCCCCCGATCGCTCAATCGCGCGGACCGGGGATGTCGGGCCACGGGCCTGACACGGGTGGAGGCGTGGGAAGGGCGTACCGCTGCACGGCGGCTGGACGGCAAGCGGTCTGGCGACGCGCCCCGGCGGATGGCCAGCCGCCACGGTCTGCTTAACCGCCGGCCGCCGACGTGTTGGGAACTCGGCCTTTGAAGAACGCCACCGTCCTCGAAAACGCATCCTCCGCCACGGTCTTGCCGTACGCCTGACGCGGTGGGGTTGGCTCAAAACACGCCTCGGGGCTGCCGATTGCCTCACCATCACCGCGATCCACGACGCAACCGGGGCGCAAAGAAAAAAAACCCCCCCCCCCCCCCCCCCCCCCCCCCCCCCCCCGCGCCCCGGGGAGAGGAGGGGGGGGGAAGCCCCCCGCGGTACCAGGGGGCCGAAGAACGCCACCGCGCAAACGACCGCCACGGTCTTGTCACGCCACGGACCGGTTCGGGCTTTCGCGACCGCTTCCATCGCGCGAACGCTGTCAACCGGTATGCCGGTGTCCTTGCCAGCATAGAGGCCAAGCACGGGCGCTTTCAGGCGCGCGAGTTCCGTGGCATTGGTGATCGGCGCGCCGTAGTAGATCACCACGGCATCGATGTTGGCGCCGCCCACGAGCCCGGTGCGCAGCGACCAGTGTCCACCGAAACAGTAGCCTACTGACCCAATGGAGGTGGCGCCGGCCTTCTTGAGATAGGCGATGGCTTCACCAAGATTGCGCTCACCACCGCCAATGTCTGCCATGCCGGCCTGATACAGCTTCATGGCGGCATCAGGGGTCGTGGCCACCGATCCAAAAAGGTCAACGGCGAGCACCGTGTACCCTTCGCCGGCAAAGCGTTTGGCCATGGCCTCAATGTTCGCATTGAGCCCCCACCACTCGTGTACCATCACGATGGCTTTCCCAGTCTTCGCCCCTGCGGCGGGTTTCGCGAGATAGCCCTTGATGGGCTTTCCGTTGAGTGTGCCGTACACAACGCTCTCTCCAACCACTTCCATGCGCGGTGCCACGAGTGCAGCGGGTGACGCAGTCGGTGTCTCGTTCATATGCGCGCGGTGCATCGCGGCGGCATAGTCGGGCTGGGTGGCCTGGGCGTTGGCAGTGCCAGCAACGAAGAGGAGCAGCGTAGCGCTGATGGTGAGGCGCGTGATGCGAGCAGTGGTTTGCATTGGCGTGTGTGAGAAGCGAGAAATGGCTTGGTGACGAACCGGCAAGGAGCACCTGCGATGGTGAAACGTACATGACTGCCATACTACCCTGCGAACCCACGCGCCCTAAGCAGCTGAGCCACCGCCGTGCTGGCCATGTTTTCCGGCGACTCACCCCACTTGTTGTACGACTCGGCACGGGTTGCACCGGCGTCGAGCAGCATCTCCGTAACGGCGACATAGTCGGCGTCGTTCCCGGGACGCGCGTTCGTCGAACCATGCGATGCCCAGGCAATGGGTGAACTGCCGTACGTGCGGTCACGCACGTTCACTGGTGCACCACACTCGAGCAGCACGCGCACCATGTTCACGCGACCGTGCCAGGCGGCCCAGTGTAGTGGGGTGCCGCCCCATTCGCCTTCGTCCGACGGCACCCATCCCAACGCGAACATCAGTCGCACACTGGCTTCGCGGTCGCGTTCGACGGCCAGCGCCAGTGTCTGTCGATCCTCTGCCGTCAACTCCGACATCAGCGCGGGATGCGTGGCGAGTATGGCGCGTGCGGCGTGTTCGTCGGCACCGATGCATGCCGCCAGGAATCGATCGACCGGTGTGAGCGCGGCGGTGTTCGCCCCGCATTCGGCAAGATACGTCGCCACCCCCATGTTGCCGGTGCGCATCGCCAACGCATAGGCGCTCTTGCCATCGCCGCGCGGCAGATCCACCACGGCCCCGTGTTCCACCAGCATGCGGGCCACGGCGACCTCGCGTCCAAACGACGCAACGCGGTGCAACGGCGCTTCGGCCACTCCGCGCGGGTCATCCGTTCCCGCGTTCACATGGCTCAACACGTTCGGGTTGGCACCGTGTGCCAGCAGCCACTGCATACCCAGCGTGGCGGTCCCGCAGCGGTGGTCGGATTCCTTGTAGCCGGCGAGGAAGTAGAGTGGTGTGTTCCCCCACTGCGAGTGCGCGGCGCTGAGTTCAGCGCCATGCGCCGCCAGCAGCTCCAGACACTCCCGGTGGTTCATTTCCGCTGCGTGATAGACGCTTTCGCCGTCGTTGGGGTTGGCGCCGCGTTCCAGCAGCAGCCGAGCGACTGCGACGTTGTCGGACACGCAGGCGAAGTACAGCGCGGGGATGTGTGCTTCGCCATGGTCGCCAACACGTATGTATGCGTTGGCGCTGGCGCCGGCGTCGAGCAGCAGCTGCACCGTACGCACGCGATCGATCTCAGTGACGCCCAGCAGTGACTGTAACCCCATGTGACAGGCGTAGATCAGCGGTTCAGGACCGTCTGGTTGAAAGCCAGACGTCGCAAGCCGCACATCCTTCGCAAGGAACGCTGCCACCAGCGACGGATTGCCGACGGCGGCCGCGCAATGGATGCTGTAGCGCGCCAGTTCGGGGTGCGCGTCCAGCATGGCCTTGGCGTGCGCGGTGTCGTGGTCGCGAAGCGCGAGCAGGAAGCGCGCGCCGTGCACATGTATGGGATCGACACGCTTCATGAACGCGGTCAGCTCGCGCCAGCTGGACTTGCCGTTCTTGCGGGCTACGGCATGATGGATATCCGCCAGCTTGATGTCGGCCTGCACGGTGGCGTCGTCCAGCGATGCCAATCGTGGCAGCAGCGCGCGCAGCCGTGCAATGAGCACCGGGTCGCCACTCCTGGCCTGCTTGAGCAGCAGTTTGGCCTGACGGCGCAGATTGTCGAGCGTGAAATCGGGCCCGCCAGCGGGCGAATCGTTGGTATCGGACATGCCGACCCATGATGCCCGGGTCCGCACAGGCGGGGTTCGAGGCGCGAACCCCGGGCCCTTCCCGGAGGATGCGCGCTGCGCGCGATGACAAACTATCGCGCACCGCGCGCCTCGGCGAGCCCCCTATTTCACCGTGCCAACGCCAATGGCGCTGCCCTTGTCCAGCTGCTTCACCCAGGCCATTAATGTGCCGGTGGGCGTTGTC
The nucleotide sequence above comes from Gemmatimonadaceae bacterium. Encoded proteins:
- a CDS encoding multicopper oxidase domain-containing protein yields the protein MTIPSRSRAATIGLMMALAACGRSANHAPVAVVPNDNRVAGGTRRGDTLVFALNATMGAWRPDTDVDSSVTVQAFAAPDGVPRIPGPLLRVATSTVVEIHVTNSLTDSTLVVHGLRPGTSGDDTLQVKAGESRTVHFVAGAPGTYLYWGRTSGDRMERSEGRDGPLAGAIVVDAAGVAPDTSERVFVITTLDVLPDTTRPEPQDDMFDLAVNGLSWPHTEALHYAVGDTVRWRWLNATGTPHPMHLHGFHFTALAKGDGRVDTTYAPDARRTEVTEYLSPGTTAQMRWQPTRAGNWLFHCHIVFHVIPFPVRPDSVRVSMADMHDASSHVTRSMSGLVMGIAVHERGATTTVSPTVGVIAKRLRLFAQQASGPAVDDTAHARGYALQQGPMPPKVDSINVPGPMLVLTRGQRTAITVINRLSEPTSVHWHGMELESYYDGVSGWSGADSRRAPMIAPGDSFVAVMTPPRAGTFMYHPHMEEEDQLSAGMFGPLIVMEPRERFDPATDLLFVIGDAILDGKRGATLNGARAATPLRLHVGTTYRLRFLNIGEAASGEAMLHTDSIPLRWRPRAKDGADLPATRRAEQASTLRKIGVENVTSPDTHAAAAGHA
- a CDS encoding ferritin, whose amino-acid sequence is MLISSTLAQAINTQIGNEMAASLQYYAIAAHFQKANLSLLATLFFKQADEEREHAQKLLHYVVDTKGDLRIPAVREPVHTFASAEAAVEAALNWEVEVTGQIRGLMDIAADERDYLAQGFLQWFVAPAARRRVNKGWTAPDRSIARTGDVGPRA
- a CDS encoding ankyrin repeat domain-containing protein, yielding MSDTNDSPAGGPDFTLDNLRRQAKLLLKQARSGDPVLIARLRALLPRLASLDDATVQADIKLADIHHAVARKNGKSSWRELTAFMKRVDPIHVHGARFLLALRDHDTAHAKAMLDAHPELARYSIHCAAAVGNPSLVAAFLAKDVRLATSGFQPDGPEPLIYACHMGLQSLLGVTEIDRVRTVQLLLDAGASANAYIRVGDHGEAHIPALYFACVSDNVAVARLLLERGANPNDGESVYHAAEMNHRECLELLAAHGAELSAAHSQWGNTPLYFLAGYKESDHRCGTATLGMQWLLAHGANPNVLSHVNAGTDDPRGVAEAPLHRVASFGREVAVARMLVEHGAVVDLPRGDGKSAYALAMRTGNMGVATYLAECGANTAALTPVDRFLAACIGADEHAARAILATHPALMSELTAEDRQTLALAVERDREASVRLMFALGWVPSDEGEWGGTPLHWAAWHGRVNMVRVLLECGAPVNVRDRTYGSSPIAWASHGSTNARPGNDADYVAVTEMLLDAGATRAESYNKWGESPENMASTAVAQLLRARGFAG